A genomic region of Aspergillus oryzae RIB40 DNA, chromosome 1 contains the following coding sequences:
- a CDS encoding uncharacterized protein (amidases), protein MQGCDVAIRVYKTENNFPNKMNTWQAIAKSKQESLRAAIPSEWIIPAHILPPEHQTDVTSFPRQSGWFTNRELEILSTSAPRILAHLETRSWTSEEVTKVFCKAAAAAHQLTNCLSEILFDEAIARAKELDDHLRKTGKPKGPFHGLPISLKDNFNIIGKDSTVGFTSLVNDPATYNSTLTDLLLQGGAVLYVKTNVPTAMMIAETVNNVFGRTVNPLNRKLTSGGSSGGESALISFGASRIGVGTDIGSDPLYPIASGSLRIPAACTGIFTLRPSFGRFPNFQTRSGLAGQEAVNSVNGPMASTLEEITFYSKTVIDQEPWVNDPKCLPIPWRPAEPKHRLKLAVMWNDGIVTPTPPVTRALKETVDRLRKAGHEVIDWKPTGHKEARQLLQRKFVADGGKSVRGLLAPTGEPFREEMRDYEKATELGVHEMWQIHLERNTLQKDYLHRWNASGIDGILCMILVSFPVDIFGLSVEHGKFAYVGYTGVFNILDYSAVSFPCGVKASKALDVSYHGHKALSDVDARIQHDCTLPHSYSSKSPQIDRTNIRILDNASAVDGMPVSLQLVARRLEEEKVLMMTGVVLQAVSTGWKSKL, encoded by the exons ATGCAGGGCTGCGATGTTGCCATTCGTGTCTATAAGACGGAAAACAATTTCCCCA ACAAGATGAATACCTGGCAAGCAATCGCGAAAAGCAAACAGGAGTCGCTCAGAGCTGCTATTCCGTCCGAATGGATTATTCCTGCACATATTCTTCCCCCAGAGCATCAAACAGACGTCACGTCTTTCCCGCGACAATCCGGATGGTTCACTAACAGAGAGCTCGAGATCCTATCCACATCGGCACCTAGGATCCTGGCCCATTTGGAAACCAGGTCATGGACATCAGAGGAAGTGACAAAAGTGTTCTGTAAGGCCGCTGCAGCGGCTCACCAATTG ACGAATTGCCTCTCCGAGATCCTCTTCGACGAAGCCATCGCTCGAGCCAAGGAATTAGACGACCACCTGCGCAAGACAGGCAAACCAAAAGGTCCATTCCATGGCCTCCCAATCTCCCTCAAGGAcaacttcaacatcatcggcAAAGACTCCACAGTGGGCTTCACGTCGCTCGTCAACGATCCCGCCACATACAACAGTACCCTCACAGATCTCCTCCTGCAGGGTGGAGCAGTGCTGTATGTGAAGACCAACGTGCCGACCGCGATGATGATCGCCGAGACCGTCAACAACGTCTTCGGCCGGACCGTGAACCCCCTCAATCGAAAACTGACATCCGGTGGCTCGTCCGGAGGTGAATCGGCACTTATTTCATTCGGTGCGAGTCGCATCGGCGTTGGAACTGACATTGGTAGCGACCCACTTTACCCTATAGCAA GTGGCTCTCTCCGTATCCCAGCCGCCTGCACAGGTATCTTCACACTGCGGCCTTCCTTCGGACGATTCCCGAACTTCCAGACTCGATCGGGACTGGCGGGTCAAGAAGCCGTGAACAGCGTCAATGGGCCCATGGCGTCGacattggaggaaatcacATTCTACTCCAAGACCGTCATCGACCAAGAACCCTGGGTCAACGACCCGAAGTGTCTTCCTATCCCGTGGCGTCCGGCTGAGCCAAAACACCGACTCAAGCTGGCTGTAATGTGGAACGACGGCATCGTCACTCCCACTCCGCCCGTAACTCGTGCACTGAAAGAAACAGTTGACCGACTAAGAAAGGCCGGCCACGAGGTAATCGACTGGAAACCAACAGGACACAAGGAAGCGCGACAGCTTCTACAGCGCAAGTTCGTCGCCGACGGAGGTAAGTCAGTGCGTGGGCTACTGGCGCCGACGGGGGAGCCTTTCCGGGAGGAAATGCGAGATTACGAGAAGGCGACGGAGCTGGGTGTTCATGAGATGTGGCAGATTCATCTTGAGCGGAATACTCTGCAGAAAGATTATCTTCATCGATGGAACGCTAGTGGAATTGATGGGATTCTCTGTATGATTCTAGTTTCCTTTCCGGTTGATATCTTTGGACT CTCGGTGGAGCACGGTAAATTTGCATATGTGGGATACACCGGTGTATTCAACATCCTCGACTACTCTgccgtttccttcccttGCGGCGTGAAGGCCAGTAAGGCGTTGGATGTGTCGTATCACGGCCACAAGGCATTGAGTGATGTCGACGCAAGGATACAGCATGATTGTACGTTACCCCACAGTTATAGTTCGAAAAGCCCCCAGATAGACCGTACTAACATCCGAATCCTAGATAATGCATCCGCAGTTGACGGGATGCCAGTCAGCCTACAGTTAGTCGCACGTCgactcgaagaagaaaaggtcctAATGATGACGGGAGTGGTTCTGCAAGCCGTATCTACCGGCTGGAAGTCCAAGCTATAA
- a CDS encoding non-ribosomal peptide synthetase (non-ribosomal peptide synthetase/alpha-aminoadipate reductase and related enzymes) — protein MSIIDTTKDLSALFTKQVQATPDAIALEDENTTYTYAELDQEVETLTRRLRGYGVGRDSLVGVLLPRSADYVVACLAALRAGGAFLVLELAYPPSLLADVIEDGRPTVVITNRAEVGKIKASVPVIIQDEPAPTANGHVSEPSPLPSDDDLDRLAFVSYSSGTTGKPKGIANPHRAAVLSYNLRFGVSDLQQGDRVACNVFFVWEILRPLLRGATVVAVPDDASYDPAALVDLLAAKKVTETLMTPTLLATVLARHPHVGDRLPDLRTLWFNGEVVTTDLARRASKAFPQTRLLNCYSACETHEIACGDIREMLQQIDSDALYCPVGPPIDPENTYVLNESLQKVDVGVSGELFLAGPQLARGYLNLPETTAKAFITNPFDSDPSSRLYRTGDIARLLPSGLLEITGRVGAMIKLRGYSVVPAKVEYEIVTNLAVSRCAVVAYGEGLERQLVAYIVRDKEKSAERPEVEINDSGHSPAARRTLAPHLAHYMIPALWVELDSLPTHEVTGKVDLKNLPPPQSPQLVNGNGPKPAKDSIKLDEIASIWAAVLKTSRTLLKQTDDFFDLGGHSLSLADLSSRLSRHFGFRVPITRLAENTTLTGHLETVRAIRDGHTAAVQADLPAVLRADATLDDEITPSNATACPIDKADTVLLTGVTGFLGAFLLHDLVENTSARIICLVRFNEPANDDQPGGIARIRRNLLDLGLWRDSIMERVEILPGNLSRTRFGLSPAAFDELASRVQVVVHAAATVNLVYPYAALRGPNVGGTREVLRLACKGGATVQYVSTNGVLPSSGESGWPEDALLDVDQVPDKLLDGYGQTKWVAEQLVLEAARRGLPVKIHRAGTISGHSATGAANAWDLLTALIVESIHLGYAPDVDGWRAEMTPVDFVSKAIVHLANQTHADQTVFHLGDPNPLSMNSVFAELRELGYPTQPLGWDEWVALWTQKRGPVKGGDGAFTVDILRSGMPTVEFLRGIVVLNNAATQPSLADLDRPQVGRALLETYTRHWFARGWLTRPPSRQNALASSPKPKGPLHGKVAVVTGASSGIGAAVAVALAREGCHVALAARRADALESVKGRMTAYGVKVIARSTDVTNSGQVEALLSAANEELGPVDILVSCAGVMYFTMMANVKTDEWDRTVDVNCKGLLHCLSATVPGMLSRSRGHIVAISSDAGRKVFPGLGVYSASKFFVEATLQALRLETAGTGLRVTSIQPGNTSTPLLNMSTDAEAVKKYGEPSGAQILDPEDIANSIVYALRQPEHVSVNEVLVEPRDEPI, from the coding sequence ATGTCGATCATTGATACCACCAAAGACCTTTCCGCGCTCTTCACAAAACAAGTCCAGGCCACGCCCGATGCCATTGCCTTAGAAGATGAAAACACCACCTACACCTATGCGGAATTAGATCAAGAGGTCGAGACCTTGACTCGTCGCCTTCGGGGCTACGGAGTCGGTCGGGATAGTCTCGTGGGGGTGCTGCTACCGCGCAGTGCGGACTACGTAGTTGCTTGTCTGGCAGCTCTCCGTGCGGGCGGCGCATTCCTGGTGCTAGAATTGGCTTATCCCCCTAGTCTCCTGGCCGATGTGATTGAGGATGGGCGGCCAACGGTCGTCATCACAAACCGGGCAGAGGTTGGCAAAATCAAAGCTAGCGTTCCGGTCATCATTCAGGATGAGCCGGCCCCAACGGCCAATGGACATGTTTCAGAGCCCTCTCCCCTCCCGTCAGACGACGACTTGGATCGCCTCGCATTTGTGTCGTATTCGTCCGGAACTACAGGCAAGCCGAAAGGCATTGCTAATCCCCACCGCGCCGCAGTTCTCTCCTATAACCTGAGATTTGGCGTGTCAGACCTGCAACAGGGTGATCGGGTGGCCTGTAATGTCTTCTTTGTCTGGGAGATCTTGCGTCCGCTGCTGCGTGGTGCGACAGTGGTTGCCGTGCCAGATGATGCAAGTTACGATCCTGCGGCGCTCGTCGACCTACTGGCGGCGAAGAAAGTCACGGAAACTCTGATGACCCCCACCCTCTTGGCTACGGTTCTTGCCCGTCACCCCCACGTAGGTGACCGGTTACCGGATCTGCGCACGTTATGGTTCAACGGTGAAGTCGTTACAACGGATCTTGCCCGGCGAGCCAGCAAGGCTTTCCCCCAGACGCGGCTCCTGAATTGCTATAGCGCATGCGAAACCCATGAGATCGCCTGCGGGGATATCCGAGAGATGTTGCAGCAGATCGACAGTGACGCACTCTATTGCCCCGTGGGTCCCCCCATTGACCCCGAGAACACGTACGTTTTGAACGAGTCCCTGCAAAAGGTGGACGTGGGCGTGAGTGGAGAGCTGTTTCTAGCAGGCCCCCAACTCGCCCGGGGATACCTGAATCTCCCGGAGACGACCGCCAAAGCATTCATCACGAATCCTTTCGACTCGGACCCCAGCTCCCGCTTGTACCGGACCGGCGATATTGCCCGATTGCTCCCGTCGGGTCTGCTCGAAATCACGGGCCGTGTGGGCGCGATGATCAAATTGCGCGGGTACTCCGTCGTACCGGCTAAAGTGGAATATGAAATTGTCACGAATTTGGCGGTCTCCCGCTGCGCGGTGGTCGCCTATGGAGAAGGCCTGGAGCGACAGTTGGTCGCGTATATTGTGCGAGACAAAGAGAAGTCTGCGGAACGTCCCGAAGTGGAAATCAATGATTCCGGCCACAGCCCAGCGGCACGTCGCACTCTTGCGCCTCACTTGGCCCATTATATGATCCCGGCTCTCTGGGTTGAGCTGGACAGCCTGCCAACCCATGAAGTCACGGGCAAAGTCGATCTGAAGAACCTCCCACCACCGCAGAGCCCTCAATTAGTCAATGGTAATGGGCCCAAACCAGCTAAAGACTCGATTAAACTGGATGAGATTGCGTCCATTTGGGCCGCCGTCCTGAAAACATCACGCACCCTTCTGAAGCAGACTGATGACTTCTTTGACCTTGGTGGACACTCCTTGTCTCTGGCCGACCTATCCTCCCGGCTCTCGAGGCATTTTGGCTTCCGCGTTCCAATCACCCGTCTTGCAGAGAACACAACACTGACGGGCCACCTGGAAACCGTTCGGGCGATCCGGGATGGGCACACAGCCGCTGTGCAAGCAGATCTTCCAGCGGTCTTGCGTGCTGATGCGACTCTGGATGATGAAATCACGCCCTCCAACGCCACGGCTTGTCCTATTGACAAAGCGGATACCGTACTGCTGACCGGTGTGACCGGTTTCCTGGGAGcattcctccttcatgatCTCGTGGAGAACACTTCTGCCCGGATTATCTGCTTGGTGCGGTTTAATGAACCGGCCAACGACGACCAGCCCGGAGGTATCGCCCGTATCCGCCGGAACCTCTTAGATTTGGGCTTATGGCGCGACTCAATCATGGAGCGGGTCGAGATTCTCCCTGGAAACCTTTCACGCACTCGTTTTGGTCTTTCCCCAGCAGCGTTCGACGAGCTCGCAAGCCGTGTCCAGGTGGTTGTGCATGCGGCGGCAACGGTGAACCTGGTGTACCCATACGCTGCATTGCGCGGACCCAATGTGGGCGGCACCAGAGAGGTGCTCCGCCTGGCTTGCAAGGGAGGCGCAACTGTGCAGTACGTCTCCACAAACGGTGTGCTGCCTTCATCCGGGGAGTCTGGCTGGCCCGAGGATGCCCTGTTGGATGTCGACCAAGTGCCCGACAAGCTGCTGGATGGGTATGGACAGACCAAGTGGGTAGCCGAGCAGCTTGTCCTCGAAGCGGCTCGTCGGGGATTGCCAGTGAAAATCCATCGTGCTGGTACTATCAGTGGCCATAGCGCCACCGGTGCCGCCAACGCGTGGGATCTTCTCACTGCTCTTATCGTCGAGTCTATCCATCTCGGATATGCCCCCGATGTCGACGGCTGGCGGGCGGAGATGACCCCTGTGGACTTCGTCAGCAAGGCCATCGTCCACCTGGCCAACCAGACCCACGCCGACCAAACGGTCTTCCACCTGGGTGATCCCAACCCGCTCAGCATGAACTCCGTCTTCGCAGAACTCCGAGAGCTCGGATACCCCACCCAGCCACTCGGCTGGGATGAGTGGGTGGCCCTCTGGACCCAGAAACGAGGCCCGGTGAAGGGAGGCGATGGTGCGTTTACCGTTGACATCCTTCGCAGTGGTATGCCTACCGTTGAGTTCCTCCGGGGCATTGTCGTGCTCAACAATGCCGCGACCCAACCGTCCTTGGCCGACTTGGACCGACCCCAGGTGGGACGGGCTCTGCTTGAAACCTACACGCGTCACTGGTTCGCCCGAGGATGGCTGACACGGCCTCCATCCCGGCAGAATGCTCTGGCGAGCTCACCAAAGCCGAAAGGTCCTCTCCATGGGAAGGTGGCCGTTGTGACCGGTGCATCCTCTGGCATTGGTGCCGCCGTGGCAGTGGCATTGGCCCGTGAAGGCTGCCACGTAGCCCTCGCTGCTCGCCGGGCGGACGCCCTCGAATCAGTTAAGGGTCGAATGACAGCTTATGGAGTGAAGGTGATTGCACGATCAACCGATGTGACGAATAGTGGACAGGTGGAAGCTCTGCTGAGCGCTGCGAACGAAGAGCTGGGTCCCGTCGACATCCTCGTTTCGTGTGCAGGCGTGATGTACTTTACCATGATGGCGAATGTGAAGACCGATGAGTGGGATCGCACGGTCGACGTCAACTGCAAGGGCCTCCTGCACTGTCTCTCTGCCACTGTGCCGGGCATGCTGTCCCGTAGCCGCGGCCATATTGTTGCCATTTCTTCGGATGCCGGCCGCAAAGTCTTCCCTGGCCTTGGTGTCTACTCCGCTAGCAAGTTCTTCGTCGAGGCTACACTCCAGGCCCTGCGGCTGGAGACAGCGGGCACCGGCTTGCGCGTGACCAGTATCCAGCCGGGAAATACATCGACCCCCCTTCTCAACATGTCTACGGACGCCGAAGCCGTGAAGAAATACGGCGAGCCATCTGGAGCTCAGATTCTGGACCCAGAGGATATCGCCAACTCGATTGTTTACGCTTTGCGCCAGCCGGAACATGTGTCGGTTAATGAAGTCCTCGTTGAGCCCCGGGACGAGCCAATTTAG
- a CDS encoding uncharacterized protein (predicted protein) yields MHLKTLLLTLALTTPTLIHAKDDTTTTAPYFGAEVSIWQPTYSGIAGSVAGINAKETTYHISCTKDAPKSLCQIDKPWTMIQAQESWSLTGVYTAWSSGKDAVTATQDYSCTFTHWSEKASCALTVKATGTLEGGKWSSDASTKVSVASDKVTTWGLLVTGGVESFTMPQATQTPGVAVGGVMGNARAVVTGMPIAGAAAVAVAAMF; encoded by the coding sequence ATGCACCTCaaaaccctcctcctcaccctAGCTCTAACCACCCCAACTCTCATCCACGCCAAAGATgacacaacaacaacagccccCTACTTCGGCGCCGAAGTATCCATCTGGCAACCCACCTACTCCGGTATAGCGGGCAGCGTAGCCGGCATAAACGCCAAAGAAACAACCTACCACATCAGCTGCACCAAAGACGCCCCGAAATCGCTCTGCCAGATCGACAAGCCCTGGACCATGATCCAGGCCCAGGAGTCCTGGAGTCTGACGGGCGTTTACACGGCCTGGAGCAGTGGAAAGGATGCCGTGACGGCTACGCAGGATTATTCGTGTACGTTTACGCATTGGTCGGAGAAGGCGTCTTGTGCGTTGACGGTGAAGGCAACGGGGACTTTGGAGGGGGGGAAGTGGTCGAGTGATGCGTCGACGAAGGTTAGTGTTGCGAGTGATAAGGTTACGACGtgggggttgttggtgaCGGGGGGTGTGGAGAGTTTTACTATGCCGCAGGCGACGCAGACTCCTGGGGTGGCGGTTGGAGGGGTGATGGGTAATGCTAGGGCGGTTGTTACTGGGATGCCGATTGCTGGGGCGgcggctgttgctgttgcggcTATGTTTTAA
- a CDS encoding uncharacterized protein (predicted protein) yields MSNKPFNETARDLKLDEAAEENDDYILCGELQNDEGEWVAAEINLMKSLGCLNRLLQERPMLSVTIQPDWSEEQVEACAGLSDGITLICGVSTGDVSRPVGSRTFNSF; encoded by the exons ATGAGCAACAAACCCTTCAACGAAACCGCCCGGGACCTCAAACTAGACGAGGCCGCCGAAGAAAACGACGACTACATCTTATGTGGCGAGCTCCAGAATGACGAGGGTGAATGGGTTGCCGCTGAAATCAATCTAATGAAGTCTTTGGGCTGTCTCAATCGTCTG TTGCAGGAAAGACCCATGTTGTCCGTGACAATCCAGCCGGATTGGAGTGAAGAGCAGGTAGAGGCGTGCGCGGGTTTGAGCGATGGAATC ACTCTGATATGTGGAGTATCTACGGGAGATGTCAGTCGTCCTGTTGGATCTAGAACCTTCAATTCGTTCTAG